The following is a genomic window from Caproiciproducens sp. CPB-2.
AGTTGATCATGCCAAGTACGCTGCCGTGTGCCGACAGGCAACGGTCAATAATTGTCAGGCTGTATGATTCATCGGCAAGCGCCTCAATCTCCAAGGGCTGAGCTTTTTCAAGCATATACGGAGCCTGCTCCCGCAGGACGAGTTCGGCAATCTTATCAAAATCACCGCAGTGGAAGAGGTACATGCCATTGCTTTTCTGGTTTAACGGAATTTCCATGATGCTCTATCCTCCGTTGTCAATGGAGTCAATAATTCTAATCCACATGGTATCAGGGATATTGCAGTCGCGGGCCTTTCTGAGAGCAACCCTCGCAAGCTCAGAGTTCTGGATATACGCGCTTAGATCGGGGTACAGGCCCTGCCGCCTGCGACCGACCAGATCATACAGCGTAGTCTCGTCCTCTCGGGAGAGACGGAGCCCTTTGATGAAGGCCGGGAGGAGCTTCTCCGATGGTGTGCGGTTGTCCTTTTCGATGTCGTGAAGATATGGCGCAGCAATGTCCAGCTCTGCGGCAAATCCGCGCAACGTCTTTCCAAGCTGCTCACGCCGCTCCTTTATAAAGCTGCCGAGCGTTATCGTGTCCATGTTGAGTTTCCTTTCTGTTATTGATACATCATACCGGGCATGACCACTTTTTCTCGACCATCGGACGACATTTTCAAGTTTCCCGTAAAGCAAGCCGAATATATGGCCCTTTTGCCGAACCTGCCGCGGATTTCTTCGACCGCCGTATCCAAACGCTCCCGCCGTTCACGCTTGGCGGTATCCTCGAAGATGTTTGCCTGATACGGCGTATCGACAGGAATGAGGTTAATCGCCCTGACTATCACGGCACGGACTTTGCTTGTCCAGCGGTAGTTTGCCTCAAAGAGCTATCTTGCTTTTCTGGCGATCTGCCGCTCACATCGCACCAGCACTCATCCATGCCGTACCCTTCGACCTGATCGGTATATCTTTCATAAATTGTCCGAGTCAGTTTGGAATACTTGAGATACTCGTCATATTGTGGCGGCACCATGATAATATCCGGGCAACACTGGCTCGCCTCCCAATTGACCATCCCCGTTTTAACCCCGCGTTTCTTGGCGAGCTCTGATTTGGCGAGGACGATACCGTGCCTTGATTGGGTGGAGCCGCACACGACGACGGCCTTCCCCCGCAGCGCAGGATTGAGCATCATCTCGGCCGAAGCGTAAAAGCAGTTCAGAACGATGTGAAGTATTACTCTCTCCATGTTTTTTCTCTTAAGACTCTTGACAAAAGGTGCAACTTCATATAGTATTTTGATGTAATCGGATTTCATCTACGTCATGATTATACGAAATCTGATTTCTCTTGTCAATACCATTTCAGAAAAAAGTGCAATCGGATTTCATCACATGGAGGCGCAACATGAAATTTGGAGATAAGGTGCGTGAGCTGCGCACGAAAAAGGATATCACGCAGGCGGAGCTGGGCAAGCTGGTCGGCGTTACCAAGCGCACCGTCGCCGGTTGGGAGAATGACGGGCGCTATCCGCAAAAGCGCGATTTGTATGATGCGCTTGCGAAGGTGTTTGAGGTTCCTACCAGCTACTTAGCCTCTGAGGAGGAAGAGTTCATATCCGATGCAGCGGAGCGTTATGGCGTAAAAGGTGAACGGGACGCCAAAGCGGTTCTGACTCAGGCTGCCGCTGTTTTTGCCGGCGGTGAGCTCAGCGATGAGGATCGCCTCGCGTTTATGACTGAGATCCAGCAGCTTTATCTGGAATCCAAGGACATTGCGGCAAAAAAATTCACCCCCAAGAAATACAGAAAAGACGACGCGCGATAAATCGTTTACAGTCCGTATTATGGGACTACTTACGATGTATGCTGTATGCATGATATTATCTGTACCCAACTTGAGGTGAGGAAATGACTGGAGATTTTATACATCGAGAGGTTCACAGGGTCATGGCAAAATATAAGACCAATGACCCTTATGAGCTGCTTGACGCGCTTGGCGTGGAGGTCCGTGAGTCCCGTGCGTATGGACCACATGGACTGAAAGGGTATTGCTATTTTTCCAAGCGGACGATATTTGTTGTTCTCAACGCCTTTCTGCCTGAGATTGAGCAACGGATCGTTGCCATGCACGAGGCCGCGCATGTGATACTCCATCAGGCTCAAATCAAGGTTGCTCCGATGAGGGATAATGTAATATACGACATGACCTCCAGAACGGAGTATCAGGCAAACCTGTTTACTGCTGA
Proteins encoded in this region:
- a CDS encoding helix-turn-helix domain-containing protein; translation: MDTITLGSFIKERREQLGKTLRGFAAELDIAAPYLHDIEKDNRTPSEKLLPAFIKGLRLSREDETTLYDLVGRRRQGLYPDLSAYIQNSELARVALRKARDCNIPDTMWIRIIDSIDNGG
- a CDS encoding DNA polymerase Y family protein; translation: MERVILHIVLNCFYASAEMMLNPALRGKAVVVCGSTQSRHGIVLAKSELAKKRGVKTGMVNWEASQCCPDIIMVPPQYDEYLKYSKLTRTIYERYTDQVEGYGMDECWCDVSGRSPEKQDSSLRQTTAGQAKSVP
- a CDS encoding helix-turn-helix transcriptional regulator; protein product: MKFGDKVRELRTKKDITQAELGKLVGVTKRTVAGWENDGRYPQKRDLYDALAKVFEVPTSYLASEEEEFISDAAERYGVKGERDAKAVLTQAAAVFAGGELSDEDRLAFMTEIQQLYLESKDIAAKKFTPKKYRKDDAR
- a CDS encoding ImmA/IrrE family metallo-endopeptidase, with product MAKYKTNDPYELLDALGVEVRESRAYGPHGLKGYCYFSKRTIFVVLNAFLPEIEQRIVAMHEAAHVILHQAQIKVAPMRDNVIYDMTSRTEYQANLFTADFLISDEAIEELTEQEDMDYFRMCKELYVSPDLMSFKLFSMIQRGYRYNLPQGLNSTFLKN